One Bradyrhizobium zhanjiangense DNA segment encodes these proteins:
- a CDS encoding Hpt domain-containing protein, with translation MAKNSAKDIEVTAFATHHVIRQPNPLRKVLRRVEDKDMDDPVARAEQALAGLSGEFRNWMTIEVQRLSAAWTAVQRDGFTKKLRDELFHAAHDIKGDAATFGFASAAGIAESLCRVIEHAPDLSKVPAELFTHHINAILAIVHENTRLDSISVSAELSRRLRKVADEYLAHVNRDRPEHLEVILAPSIAPTE, from the coding sequence ATGGCGAAGAACAGCGCAAAGGACATCGAGGTCACGGCCTTCGCCACGCATCACGTCATCAGGCAGCCCAATCCCTTGCGAAAGGTGCTGCGCCGGGTCGAAGACAAGGACATGGACGATCCGGTCGCCCGCGCCGAGCAGGCGCTGGCGGGCCTTTCCGGCGAATTCAGGAACTGGATGACGATCGAGGTCCAGAGACTGTCCGCCGCCTGGACCGCCGTGCAGCGGGATGGCTTCACCAAGAAGCTGCGCGATGAGCTGTTCCACGCCGCGCACGACATCAAGGGCGATGCGGCGACGTTCGGCTTTGCTTCGGCAGCGGGAATCGCCGAGAGCCTGTGCCGCGTCATCGAGCATGCGCCGGATCTTTCGAAGGTGCCGGCCGAGCTGTTCACGCACCACATCAACGCGATCCTCGCCATCGTGCACGAGAACACCAGGCTCGACAGCATCAGCGTCTCCGCCGAGCTCAGCCGGCGCCTGCGCAAGGTCGCCGACGAATATCTCGCCCACGTCAACCGCGACCGCCCCGAGCATCTCGAGGTAATCCTGGCACCAAGCATTGCGCCGACGGAGTAA
- a CDS encoding response regulator produces MFRIDFNKLRFLVCDDNPHMRRILRTLLHSFGAREVYEAEDGATALEMYSHYVPDIVITDWAMPIFDGLELAQMIRQPESKGNPYAPIIMLTGHSEKRRVTVARDAGVTEFLAKPISAKGLYQRILNVVANPRPFIKTKTYFGPDRRRNTNSAYMGPERRVGEKHEVLQQPSLLDKARSSI; encoded by the coding sequence ATGTTCCGCATCGACTTCAACAAGCTGCGCTTCCTCGTCTGCGACGACAATCCGCATATGCGCCGCATCCTGCGGACGCTGCTGCATTCGTTCGGCGCACGCGAAGTCTACGAGGCCGAGGACGGCGCCACGGCGCTGGAAATGTACAGCCATTACGTGCCCGACATCGTCATCACCGACTGGGCGATGCCGATCTTCGACGGGCTCGAGCTTGCGCAGATGATCCGCCAGCCGGAGTCGAAGGGTAATCCCTACGCGCCGATCATCATGCTGACCGGCCATTCCGAGAAGCGTCGCGTCACGGTCGCGCGCGATGCCGGCGTCACCGAATTCCTGGCCAAGCCGATCTCTGCCAAGGGGCTCTATCAGCGCATCCTCAACGTGGTCGCCAATCCCCGCCCCTTCATCAAGACCAAGACCTATTTCGGCCCGGACCGGCGCCGCAACACCAACTCCGCCTATATGGGCCCGGAACGCCGCGTCGGCGAAAAGCACGAGGTGCTCCAGCAGCCCTCGTTGCTCGACAAGGCCCGCTCCTCCATCTAG
- a CDS encoding NAD kinase: MTKTSRYDRIAFVASPSSEAQSAFAQLTRDYGNCDPREADVVVALGGDGLMLQTLHQNMHTGKPIYGMHRGTVGFLMNEYSTHDLRRRLEAAHESEINPLLMRATDVNDRVHLHHAINEVALFRQTYQAARLRILIDERERMSELIADGILVATPAGSTAYNLSAQGPILPINAAMLALTPISAFRPRRWRGALLPNTAYVVIEVLEGDKRPVAAVADHDEVRDVLRVEVLSDKTISMRMLFDPGHSLEERILREQFGY, from the coding sequence ATGACCAAGACCTCGCGATACGACCGGATCGCCTTCGTCGCCAGCCCGAGCAGCGAGGCGCAGTCCGCCTTCGCCCAGCTCACCCGGGACTATGGCAATTGCGACCCCAGGGAAGCCGATGTCGTCGTCGCGCTCGGCGGCGACGGCTTGATGCTCCAGACTCTGCACCAGAACATGCACACGGGAAAGCCGATCTACGGCATGCACCGCGGCACGGTCGGCTTCCTGATGAACGAATACTCGACGCACGATCTGCGCAGGCGGCTCGAGGCGGCGCACGAATCCGAGATCAATCCGCTCCTGATGCGGGCGACCGACGTCAACGACCGCGTCCACCTGCATCACGCCATCAACGAGGTCGCCCTGTTCCGGCAGACCTATCAGGCGGCACGCTTGAGGATCCTGATCGACGAGCGAGAGCGCATGTCCGAGCTGATCGCTGACGGCATCTTGGTGGCGACGCCGGCGGGATCGACCGCCTACAACCTGTCCGCCCAGGGGCCGATCCTGCCGATCAACGCCGCGATGCTGGCGCTGACGCCGATCAGCGCCTTCCGCCCGCGCCGCTGGCGCGGCGCGCTGCTGCCCAACACAGCCTATGTCGTGATCGAGGTGCTCGAGGGCGACAAGCGCCCCGTCGCGGCGGTCGCCGACCACGACGAGGTGCGCGACGTCCTCCGGGTCGAGGTCCTCTCCGACAAGACCATCTCGATGCGGATGCTGTTCGATCCCGGTCACAGCCTGGAAGAGCGGATTCTGCGCGAACAGTTCGGCTATTGA
- a CDS encoding S10 family peptidase → MVLSLPVLRHVMLVLAVSAFGFAGLARADDPPQPRSEAASPAGQKGGRGGGAQSTAPASPSAAELHRLPPDSTTRQTLELPGRTLNFAATAGSIRVFDGKGEPLADIAYTSYELDGADRATRPVTFLFNGGPGASSAWLQFGAAGPWRLPLDGEGLSPSASPEVKPNAETWLDFTDLVFIDPVSTGYSRFVASGEDARKSFYSVDGDVNSIALVIRRWLEKHDRLTSPKYVAGESYGGIRGPKVVRQLQLQHGVGVRGLILVSPLFDFREFAGTSLLQYVATLPSYVAVAREAKRPVTRADLADVEAYARGEFLADLVKGEANKEATNRLADKVAELTGIDQAVSRRLAGRFDVGEFRREFDRRNGKVTGRYDGSVRGFDPYPDSGSSRFGDPSGDALQAPLTSAAVDVLTRKLNWRPDGSYEVLNGSVEGHWDFGRGLNPPQSVSELRQILATDAKLNVLVAHGLFDLATPYFGSKRVLDQLPAFVTQRVKFVVYPGGHMFYSRDGSRQAMRSEVEALIRE, encoded by the coding sequence ATGGTTTTGAGTTTGCCGGTGCTCCGCCACGTGATGCTGGTGCTGGCGGTCTCGGCTTTCGGGTTCGCAGGATTGGCGCGTGCGGATGATCCGCCGCAGCCCCGCTCCGAGGCGGCGTCGCCAGCCGGACAGAAGGGCGGGCGTGGCGGTGGCGCGCAAAGCACTGCGCCGGCTTCGCCGTCGGCGGCCGAGTTGCACCGTCTGCCGCCGGATTCGACCACGAGGCAGACGCTCGAACTGCCTGGCCGGACGCTCAACTTCGCCGCGACCGCCGGCTCGATCCGCGTGTTCGACGGCAAGGGCGAGCCGCTGGCTGACATCGCTTACACGTCCTACGAGCTCGACGGTGCCGACCGCGCGACGCGGCCGGTGACGTTCCTGTTCAACGGCGGGCCGGGCGCGTCCTCGGCATGGCTGCAGTTCGGCGCCGCGGGGCCATGGCGGCTGCCGCTCGACGGCGAAGGGCTGTCGCCGTCGGCCTCGCCCGAGGTGAAGCCCAACGCGGAGACCTGGCTCGACTTCACCGATCTCGTCTTCATCGACCCTGTTAGCACCGGCTACAGCCGCTTCGTTGCGAGCGGCGAGGACGCGCGCAAGTCCTTCTATTCCGTCGACGGCGACGTCAATTCGATCGCGCTCGTGATCCGTCGCTGGCTCGAGAAGCACGACCGGCTGACCTCGCCGAAATACGTCGCCGGCGAGAGCTATGGCGGGATTCGCGGACCGAAGGTGGTGCGTCAGTTGCAGCTCCAGCATGGGGTCGGCGTCAGGGGATTGATCCTGGTCTCGCCGCTGTTCGACTTCCGCGAGTTCGCCGGCACGAGCCTGCTGCAATATGTCGCGACACTGCCGAGCTATGTCGCGGTCGCGCGCGAGGCCAAGAGACCGGTCACGCGCGCCGATCTCGCCGACGTCGAGGCCTATGCGCGCGGTGAATTCCTGGCCGATCTCGTCAAGGGCGAAGCGAACAAGGAGGCGACCAACCGGCTCGCTGACAAGGTCGCCGAGCTCACCGGTATCGACCAGGCGGTGAGCCGCAGGCTCGCAGGCCGGTTCGACGTCGGTGAATTCCGCCGCGAGTTCGATCGCAGGAACGGCAAGGTGACGGGACGCTACGACGGCTCCGTGCGCGGCTTCGATCCCTATCCGGATTCCGGCAGCTCGCGCTTTGGCGACCCTTCCGGCGATGCACTGCAGGCGCCGCTCACGAGTGCCGCGGTCGACGTGCTGACACGCAAGCTCAACTGGCGGCCGGACGGGTCCTACGAAGTCCTGAACGGCAGCGTCGAGGGGCATTGGGATTTCGGCCGCGGCCTCAACCCGCCGCAATCGGTGTCGGAGCTGCGCCAGATTCTCGCCACCGACGCGAAGCTGAACGTGTTGGTCGCACACGGCCTGTTCGATCTCGCCACGCCCTATTTCGGATCGAAGCGTGTGCTCGACCAGTTGCCGGCCTTCGTCACGCAACGCGTGAAATTCGTCGTCTATCCCGGCGGCCACATGTTCTATTCGCGCGACGGATCGCGGCAGGCGATGCGGAGTGAGGTCGAGGCGTTGATCAGGGAATAG
- a CDS encoding tetratricopeptide repeat protein, protein MRKLSMLVVPGLVAMTLAAAPVLSGAYAAGSDEPSSPPKSDSSSKKGKKKSSSVSDPKFLAAYRTAYTAIYDRHDYTGAIDQLKSLKRDDVADVANLIGYSYRKLGDYQSSKAYYELALKDDPNHVRTWQYYGLWQLEQGNREQAQYHLNKIASLAGTDSSEYRSLAAALDKPTGATLVY, encoded by the coding sequence ATGCGCAAACTCTCAATGCTTGTTGTGCCGGGACTTGTCGCCATGACGCTGGCGGCTGCGCCGGTGCTGTCCGGCGCCTATGCCGCGGGCAGCGACGAGCCCTCCTCGCCGCCGAAGTCGGACAGCTCGTCCAAAAAGGGCAAAAAGAAGAGCTCCTCCGTCAGCGATCCCAAATTCCTGGCCGCCTATCGCACCGCTTATACTGCGATCTACGACCGCCACGACTACACGGGCGCGATCGACCAGCTGAAATCGCTCAAGCGCGACGACGTCGCCGATGTCGCAAACCTGATCGGCTACTCCTATCGCAAGCTCGGTGATTACCAGTCGTCGAAGGCCTATTACGAGCTGGCGCTGAAGGACGATCCGAACCACGTCCGCACCTGGCAGTATTACGGCCTCTGGCAGCTCGAGCAGGGCAACCGCGAACAGGCGCAGTATCACCTCAACAAGATCGCCTCGCTCGCCGGCACCGACAGCTCCGAATATCGCTCGCTCGCCGCCGCGCTCGATAAGCCGACCGGTGCGACGCTGGTCTACTGA
- a CDS encoding His-rich protein BRANT, which translates to MLKTISAALLAASVIAAPAFAAEAGKTTTTAPVIKADQSQTKAANTAVKPDAGAKADTKTSDVKADAKVDTKSKAMNANAAVTPAEHKSVHKHRHHHKQVTAKESLKAQPDVTKPATSDKRN; encoded by the coding sequence ATGTTGAAGACCATTTCCGCAGCCTTGCTCGCCGCTTCTGTGATCGCAGCCCCGGCCTTCGCCGCTGAGGCCGGCAAGACCACCACGACCGCGCCGGTGATCAAGGCGGATCAGAGTCAGACCAAGGCGGCGAACACTGCCGTCAAACCGGATGCGGGCGCCAAGGCCGACACGAAGACTTCCGACGTCAAGGCGGACGCCAAGGTGGACACCAAGTCGAAGGCGATGAACGCCAACGCTGCCGTCACCCCGGCCGAGCACAAGTCCGTGCACAAGCATCGCCATCACCACAAGCAGGTCACGGCCAAGGAGTCGCTGAAGGCGCAGCCGGACGTGACCAAGCCGGCGACATCGGACAAGCGCAACTGA
- a CDS encoding outer membrane protein, giving the protein MNRLLLGAVALLALAAPAAAADMQPRTYTKAPAYTPPQVIYNWTGFYIGGHVGGAFAGDNSFQSSDARFLGGVQGGFDYQFAPNWVVGIEAQYSWLPTNNNGVTFPLGTQVTSNTDQLGSVTGRIGYTWGPTLLYAKGGYAWRNNGLGVNIAGVPQTFTTTGNSKDGYTVGAGLEYMFAPSWSAKAEYQYYNFGSTTFTSGPADIVGVRGREDEHTVKVGVNYRFGWGGPAAARY; this is encoded by the coding sequence ATGAACAGGCTTTTGCTCGGAGCAGTCGCGCTGCTGGCGCTGGCCGCGCCGGCCGCTGCTGCCGACATGCAGCCGCGCACCTACACCAAGGCGCCGGCCTATACGCCGCCGCAGGTGATCTACAATTGGACCGGTTTCTACATCGGCGGCCATGTCGGCGGCGCCTTCGCCGGCGACAACAGCTTCCAGTCGAGCGACGCCCGCTTCCTCGGCGGCGTGCAGGGCGGCTTCGACTACCAGTTCGCGCCCAATTGGGTGGTAGGTATCGAGGCCCAGTATTCCTGGCTGCCGACCAACAACAACGGCGTCACGTTCCCGCTGGGCACGCAGGTGACGTCCAACACCGACCAGCTCGGGTCGGTGACCGGTCGCATTGGCTACACCTGGGGACCAACGCTGCTCTACGCCAAGGGCGGTTATGCCTGGCGCAATAACGGTCTTGGCGTGAACATCGCCGGGGTGCCGCAGACCTTCACCACCACCGGCAACAGCAAGGACGGCTACACCGTCGGCGCCGGCCTCGAATACATGTTCGCGCCGAGCTGGTCGGCCAAGGCCGAGTACCAGTATTACAACTTTGGCAGTACAACCTTCACCTCCGGCCCGGCTGACATCGTCGGCGTTCGTGGCCGGGAGGACGAGCATACCGTCAAGGTCGGTGTGAACTACCGGTTCGGCTGGGGCGGGCCGGCGGCCGCGCGCTACTGA